In Pseudomonas sp. FP1742, the DNA window TGGCCGTAGATCAACGCCAGACTGTATCCGAGGGAGAGAAGTGCCAGATAGGTCCATGGCAGAGCGATCATTTGAAGTCCTTGTTTCAGAGATTCTGCGGATTGCCTCAGTCCATGTGGGAGCACTGTGGCGAGGGGGCTTGTCGGAACGCCGCACCGCCCCGTTTGAGTGCGTAGCACTCACAAGATTTTTGGTACATCAGAGATCTTTGGACTGCTTCGCAGCCCGACGGGGGCAAGCCCCCTCGCCACAGGGCTCCCACATCTGATCTGTGATCGATACAAAACTAATGGGCGCGCGATTATAGAGACGTATGCCACTCAAACAAAAACACCGCCCGAAGGCGGTGTCATTGTCAGTCGGCCTTTACGAGGCAATCAACTGCCGCAACACGTAATGCAAAATCCCTCCGGCCTTGAAGTACTCCACTTCGTTCAGAGTATCGATCCGGCACAATACCTCGACCTTCTCCTGGCTGCCGTCTTCACGGGTGATGACCAGCGTCAGGTTCATCCGCGGAGTCAGTTCGACGCCCGTCAGGCCAAGAATGTCCAGGGTTTCCTTGCCGGTGAGGTTCAGGCTCTTGCGGTTCTGATCCAGCTTGAACTGCAGCGGCAACACGCCCATGCCCACCAGATTTGAACGGTGAATCCGCTCGAAGCTTTCAGCGATGACGGCTTTGACCCCCAGCAGGTTGGTGCCCTTGGCCGCCCAGTCACGGCTTGAGCCGGTGCCGTATTCTTGCCCGGCGATCACCACCAGCGGCGTGCCCGAGGCCTGGTAACGCATGGCCGCGTCGTAGATCGGCAGCTTTTCCCCGGTCGGAATGTAAATCGTGTTGCCGCCTTCTTCACCACCGAGCATTTCGTTGCGAATGCGGATGTTGGCGAAGGTGCCGCGCATCATCACTTGGTGGTTGCCTCGACGCGAGCCGTAGGAGTTGAAGTCCCGCGGTTCCACCCCTTGTTCGCGCAGGTAACGGCCGGCAGGGCTGTCGACCTTGATGTTGCCGGCGGGGGAGATGTGGTCGGTGGTTACCGAATCGCCGAGCAACGCGAGGACTTTCGCCCCTTCGACGTCCTTGACCACCGGCGCAGGGCCGCCAATGTCATCGAAGAAGGGCGGGTGCTGGATATACGTCGAATCGTTGTTCCAGACATAAGTCGCCGCCTGCGGCACTTCGATGGCTTGCCACTGCTCGTCGCCGGCGAACACTTCGGCGTACTCCTTGTGGAACATCGCGGTGTTCACCTGAGTCACCGCGTCGGCGATTTCCTTGGTGCTCGGCCAGATGTCTCGCAGATAAACCGGGTGGCCGTCCTTGTCGTGCCCCAGGGGCTCGCTGCTGATGTCGATGCGCACCGTGCCGGCCAATGCATAGGCGACGACCAGGGGCGGGGAGGCCAGCCAGTTGGTTTTCACCAGTGGATGCACGCGGCCTTCGAAGTTGCGGTTGCCCGACAGCACCGAGGCGACGGTCAGGTCGGCTTTCTGGATGGCTTTTTCAATCGGCTCCGGCAACGGACCGGAGTTGCCGATGCAGGTGGTGCAGCCATAACCGACCAGGGCAAAGCCGAGTTGGTCGAGGTATTGGGTCAGGCCGGCTGCCTTGTAATAGTCGGTGACCACTTTCGAACCGGGGGCCAGGGAGCTCTTGACCCAGGGTTTGCGCTTGAGGCCTTTTTCCACGGCTTTTTTCGCCACCAGCCCGGCCGCCATCATCACACTGGGGTTGGAGGTGTTAGTGCAGGAGGTGATCGCGGCAATCACCACCGCACCGTTTTTCAGCCGATGCGTATGGCCTTCGTGGGCGTAGTCCGCTTCACCGATCAGATCGGCGTTGCCCACCGCGACGCCTCCGCCGCCCTCACTTTCAAGGCGACTCTCTTCCTTGGTGGAGGGTTTGACTTGCAGGCCGAGAAAGTCAGTGAACGCTTGCGCCACATTCGGCAACGAGACGCGGTCCTGCGGGCGCTTCGGCCCGGCGAGGCTGGCCTCGACGCTGCCCATGTCCAGCGCCAGGCTGTCGGTGAACACCGGCTCCTTGCCGGGCAGGCGCCACAGGCCCTGGGTCTTGCTGTAGGCCTCCACCAGTTTCACGGTTTCCGAGGTACGGCCGGACAGGCGCAGGTACTCCAGTGTCACCTCGTCCACCGGGAAGAAGCCGCAGGTGGCGCCATATTCCGGGGCCATGTTGGCGATGGTCGCGCGGTCGGCCAGCGGCAGATCGGCGAGGCCGTCGCCGTAGAACTCGACGAATTTGCCGACCACGCCTTTCTTGCGCAGCATCTGGGTCACCGTCAGCACCAGATCGGTGGCGGTGATGCCTTCCTTGAGCTTGCCGGTGAGTTTGAAGCCGATCACCTCCGGAATCAGCATCGACACCGGTTGGCCGAGCATCGCCGCTTCCGCTTCGATCCCGCCGACGCCCCAGCCGAGTACGCCGAGGCCGTTGATCATGGTGGTGTGGGAGTCGGTGCCGACCAGGGTGTCCGGGAAGGCATAGGTGCGCCCGTCCTCATCCTTGGTCCAGACCGTGCGCCCCAGGTATTCAAGGTTGACCTGGTGACAGATACCGGTGCCCGGCGGCACCACGCTGAAGTTGGCGAAGGCGCTCTGACCCCAGCGCAGGAAGGCGTAACGCTCGTGGTTGCGCTGCATTTCGATGTCGACGTTCTGTTCGAAGGCGCTACTGCTGGCGAACTTGTCGACCATCACCGAGTGGTCGATCACCAGGTCCACCGGTGACAGCGGATTAATGCGCTGCGGGTCGCCACCGGCCTTGGCCATGGCGGCGCGCATGGCGGCCAGGTCGACCACGGCCGGGACGCCGGTAAAGTCCTGCATCAATACCCGCGCGGGGCGGTATTGGATTTCGCGGTCGGAGCGACGCTCCTTGAGCCAGGCGGCAATCGCCTTGAGGTCGGCGCCGGTGACGGTTTTCTCGTCCTCCCAGCGCAGCAGGTTTTCCAGCAGCACTTTCAACGACATGGGCAGCTTGTCGAGATCACCCAGGCTCTTGGCGGCTTCGGGCAGGCTGAAGTAGTGATAGGTCTTGTCGTCGACTTGTAAGGTTTTAAGGGTTTTCAGGCTATCGAGGGACGGCATTGAAATGACTCCTTTAAGTCCGCACGGCTACGGACGGAGGGACGGGCAGAGGTTTAAACCTAGTCCTGTTTGGTGCTTAAGGCTAATAACTGGACCCTAAGGGCAAGTCCAAGGTTCC includes these proteins:
- the acnA gene encoding aconitate hydratase AcnA; protein product: MPSLDSLKTLKTLQVDDKTYHYFSLPEAAKSLGDLDKLPMSLKVLLENLLRWEDEKTVTGADLKAIAAWLKERRSDREIQYRPARVLMQDFTGVPAVVDLAAMRAAMAKAGGDPQRINPLSPVDLVIDHSVMVDKFASSSAFEQNVDIEMQRNHERYAFLRWGQSAFANFSVVPPGTGICHQVNLEYLGRTVWTKDEDGRTYAFPDTLVGTDSHTTMINGLGVLGWGVGGIEAEAAMLGQPVSMLIPEVIGFKLTGKLKEGITATDLVLTVTQMLRKKGVVGKFVEFYGDGLADLPLADRATIANMAPEYGATCGFFPVDEVTLEYLRLSGRTSETVKLVEAYSKTQGLWRLPGKEPVFTDSLALDMGSVEASLAGPKRPQDRVSLPNVAQAFTDFLGLQVKPSTKEESRLESEGGGGVAVGNADLIGEADYAHEGHTHRLKNGAVVIAAITSCTNTSNPSVMMAAGLVAKKAVEKGLKRKPWVKSSLAPGSKVVTDYYKAAGLTQYLDQLGFALVGYGCTTCIGNSGPLPEPIEKAIQKADLTVASVLSGNRNFEGRVHPLVKTNWLASPPLVVAYALAGTVRIDISSEPLGHDKDGHPVYLRDIWPSTKEIADAVTQVNTAMFHKEYAEVFAGDEQWQAIEVPQAATYVWNNDSTYIQHPPFFDDIGGPAPVVKDVEGAKVLALLGDSVTTDHISPAGNIKVDSPAGRYLREQGVEPRDFNSYGSRRGNHQVMMRGTFANIRIRNEMLGGEEGGNTIYIPTGEKLPIYDAAMRYQASGTPLVVIAGQEYGTGSSRDWAAKGTNLLGVKAVIAESFERIHRSNLVGMGVLPLQFKLDQNRKSLNLTGKETLDILGLTGVELTPRMNLTLVITREDGSQEKVEVLCRIDTLNEVEYFKAGGILHYVLRQLIAS